The Leptospiraceae bacterium DNA window AGTGCATAACGATTCTAGAAAAGAACAAAAGTATTGGATTCAATCAAAATTTTTCTATAAGCGAGTGCGGTTAACGGCTAATATGCGTAAGCTTGAAAATGTAAATACAGTTATATCTTCAGGCTCACTTATTCCAAGAGAAGTTATCGAGAAATGTGGATTTATGAGAGAGGATTTTTTTATTGATTATATTGACATCGAGTATTGTCTACGGGTAAGGGCAAATGGTTTTTCAATCACGGTAATACGCGAAGCGGAGCTTCTGCATAATTTAGGAAATACCAAAAGCATTCAATTTTCTAAATTACTTTTCCATCCAACCAATCACAGTCCACAGAGAAGATTTTATATGATTCGCAATCGAATCTGGACTTGGAAACTATACTCATTTCAATTCCCGTGTTGGTTTTTCGTTGATATAGGAAATTTCTTAGTAGACAATCTAAGAGTTTTTCTCTTAGAAAAACAAAAAAAAGAAAACTTGAAGCAGTTTTTGTTAGGCTTAAAAGAAGGTTTTTTTAAAAAAGTAGAAAGGAGATAAGGACTCTTAGCCAACCCTGCTGCAAAAATTGATACCGAATTTGAAAATACTTTCTTTCCAAAAATTTCTTTTTAGATACTAATAAATATTTTTCAAGTATTTCTTTTTCCTCTGAGGGTAAAATGGATTTATATATTTGAAGAAATTTCTCTACTTGAATGATTCTAGTTTGATTTTCTAATTTCCACATTTTCACGTAATCTATTAGCCCG harbors:
- a CDS encoding glycosyltransferase family 2 protein, which encodes MLIGIIVSYQPNLSELVSNSKNILSQVDKLILIENGSDKKIQDQIQTEIKDSKITIHLESKNLGLGAAQNIGIKKGLELGGDFFLFLDDDSSISQNSVESLRKEFEINPNLGIAACHIVHNDSRKEQKYWIQSKFFYKRVRLTANMRKLENVNTVISSGSLIPREVIEKCGFMREDFFIDYIDIEYCLRVRANGFSITVIREAELLHNLGNTKSIQFSKLLFHPTNHSPQRRFYMIRNRIWTWKLYSFQFPCWFFVDIGNFLVDNLRVFLLEKQKKENLKQFLLGLKEGFFKKVERR